One stretch of Roseivirga sp. BDSF3-8 DNA includes these proteins:
- a CDS encoding TRAP transporter substrate-binding protein produces the protein MRCLMWLCMAGVVCLFAGCHTEESERTIKLAHSLGVEHPVHEAMVYMASELEKNSRGQLTLEIYPSSQLGSEQQCLELLQIGSLGMTKVSAAVMENFSPRLKVFGFPYLFRDDAHRFAVCDGPIGQQLLLEGQEYWLRGLTYFDAGERSFYTKEEPIEKPADLEGLKIRVMQSPTAIDMVKRLGGSPTPISWGELYTALQQGVVDGAENNIPSFYSSRHYEVCKYFSLDEHASIPDILVISTLVWERLSEEERGWLMQAVDSATVYQRKLWQEAEAEAMVALQEAGVKIYRPEKSAFETKAQGMIQDLKADDPDLYELINDIKNLD, from the coding sequence ATGAGGTGCCTCATGTGGCTATGTATGGCGGGAGTAGTGTGCCTGTTTGCCGGCTGCCACACCGAGGAAAGCGAGCGCACGATCAAACTGGCGCATAGCCTGGGAGTGGAACACCCTGTGCACGAAGCCATGGTGTATATGGCCAGTGAGCTGGAAAAGAACAGCCGCGGACAGCTAACGCTTGAAATCTATCCCAGCAGCCAGCTTGGCTCTGAGCAGCAGTGCCTGGAGCTGCTGCAGATAGGCAGCCTGGGCATGACCAAGGTTTCCGCTGCAGTAATGGAAAATTTCTCCCCACGCCTGAAAGTATTCGGATTTCCCTACCTTTTTCGCGACGATGCACACCGCTTTGCCGTGTGCGATGGCCCCATCGGCCAGCAGCTTCTGCTGGAAGGCCAGGAATACTGGCTGCGCGGCCTTACCTATTTCGATGCCGGTGAGCGCTCCTTTTATACCAAGGAAGAGCCAATAGAAAAGCCCGCCGACCTCGAGGGCCTGAAGATCCGGGTGATGCAAAGCCCCACCGCCATTGACATGGTCAAGCGGCTTGGTGGCTCGCCCACTCCCATCTCCTGGGGTGAACTGTACACGGCCCTGCAGCAAGGGGTAGTAGACGGTGCCGAAAATAATATTCCCAGCTTTTACAGTTCCCGCCACTACGAGGTGTGCAAGTACTTTAGCCTGGACGAACATGCCAGCATCCCCGATATACTCGTCATCAGCACCCTGGTATGGGAGCGCCTTAGCGAAGAGGAGAGGGGCTGGCTCATGCAGGCTGTGGACAGCGCCACCGTCTACCAGCGTAAGCTGTGGCAGGAGGCCGAGGCGGAGGCCATGGTGGCCCTGCAGGAAGCGGGAGTAAAGATATACCGCCCGGAAAAAAGTGCTTTTGAGACAAAAGCGCAGGGCATGATACAGGACTTAAAGGCAGATGACCCGGACCTGTACGAACTGATAAACGACATAAAAAACCTGGACTGA